A window from Amblyomma americanum isolate KBUSLIRL-KWMA chromosome 7, ASM5285725v1, whole genome shotgun sequence encodes these proteins:
- the LOC144097108 gene encoding serum amyloid A protein-like, with protein sequence MLRRFPVRPSLLLLPLLLVLLLCAVCGEGRSGGAQWGRFTACVYRRAGRLLRSRSGACAAAQMFRQFHAMNRANCRKCDKYFHCRANFLAVRSCRGGSSRRVAEIISFCRELSQPGNPRDRRGDEAANRFGRRGGNCGARYLRSYGCAYRPRTGQCRW encoded by the exons ATGC TTCGACGCTTTCCGGTGCGgccttcgctgctgctgcttccgctcctgctggtgctgctgttgtgCGCGGTGTGCGGGGAAGGCCGCAGCGGTGGTGCGCAGTGGGGACGCTTCACGGCCTGCGTCTACAGGCGTGCGGGTCGCCTGCTGAGGAGTCGAAGCGGAGCCTGCGCCGCCGCCCAGATGTTCCGCCAGTTCCACGCCATGAACCGCGCCAACTGCAGGAAATGCGACAA GTATTTCCACTGCAGGGCCAATTTTCTGGCTGTGAGGTCCTGTCGGGGTGGCTCGAGCAGGCGAGTAGCCGAAATCATCAGCTTCTGCAGGGAGCTCTCTCAGCCCGGAAATCCGAGAGACCGCCGCGGAGACGAAGCGGCCAACCGATTCGGCCGACGCGGCGGAAACTGCGGCGCTCGATACCTGCGCAGCTACGGGTGCGCCTACAGACCGAGAACCGGGCAATGCAGGTGGTGA